CGCTCAGCTCCGCTCTCAACTGAACGATCTTGGATGAACTAAAGGAGCTTTTCTAgatctcagttttctcctctgtgggCTGCAGTTTGAACAAGTAGAAGATCTTCAAGGCACCTTCCTTCGACCATCTCCTCACCCATACAGCTCAGAGAGAGGACCATGTATAATATGGCTATTTGGAGATTGACCACACGGGGGCGATGTGATCTCATTTGAACAGCTTCCGTATTTAAACtgctactcaaaaaaaaaaaaaaaaaaaatctgcctttttGGTCCACTGATGGGACTCTAACATCTCCTTCCTGTTTTTTATtggtaactttttaaaactggaaattaCAGACATGCTTAACATCGTAAATCTGAAAACAGCCTACGTGTTCTAGTCACAGCCTTTCTATGACCCACGTTTGAAAAATGTGCACTGACAATCAGAAACATTCATTTGTTGACTAAAAAATTAAACTAttgataaaaagaaacatttccaaaGGCATTAGTAGGCATAAATGGTTGAAAATAAATCAGATACTTAATAATACCAAAATATGTTAaaacatttcatctttttcttttaatgtttcatatatgatttttattattgtgtTATCAGTGGGTCAAAAACATACTTAATAAAATCACAAGCAAAAGTTATGTAAGTTATGCGCTCCaaggacatttcatccaaagcGTATCATTGTTAATACTTTATTGTATGTCTACCTTAACTATCTCTCTCTCTATTTATTTACcagaatatgtattttatatggaCAATTTGCTGGTTTTTACTTAGCTTTTTATCAGCTAATAATACATTGTGAATATTTTTCCATGTCAataaatcaacttttaaaaataaaaagtttcttgTAGAATAGTTTTAGGTTGacagaaaaattccaaaataattgacagaaaaattgcaaaataatTGACAGAAAAATTGCAAAGTTTTAGATTGACAGAAAAATTGCAATCTCATACACCCCACTTCTGGTTTCCTGTATTAGTAACATCTTAAATTAGTATGATACATTTGTCACAGTTGGTAAACTAACTGTGATACATTGTTATTACCTACtatccatattttattttagtttttgtctAATGTCCTTTTACCTCTTCCAGGATACCACAGTACATTTAGCTGTTATGTCTCTTTAGTTTCTCAGAGCTTCCTTGTTTTGAATGACCTTGACAGCTTTGAGGAGTACTGGTAAGATATTTTGTAGTCTGTTCCTGTATTGAAATTTTCTGATGAGGAGACTGGAATTATGGGTTTTAGGAGGAAAGCCAAGAGGTGACGTGCCTTTCACATCACATCAGATCAAAGGTGCACACTATCACCTGATTTCACACTactgatgttgaccttgatcatgAAGTGGTGTTTTCCAGGCTACTCTGTAAAGTGACTGTTTTTACTGCTTCTTTCCAGAAAGCTCTATGTATAGCTCACACTTAAAGAGTGGGGATTATGCTTCCCTTCCTTGAGGGTGGACTATCTACTTaagttgtttgaatttttttttttttaaatatattttggccTCGCTGCGTGGCAtgggggaccttagttcccctaccagctATCGAGTTTTcagcattgcaaggcagactgtTAGCCctgggaccaccaaggaagtcttgaattttttttttaaacaaataattgtcttttatttattttttacaaaaattatttttaatatatatgttttggctgccctgggtctttgttggtttgctcagctttctctagtggcaacaggggctactctttgttctggtgtgagggcttctctttgcagcggcttctcttgttgaggagctgGAATACACTCAGGCTGAATACACTTCAGTAGCTGGAATACActcaggctcagtatttgtggggcacaggtttagttgctccacagcatatgggatcttcccagacctattgaacctatgtcccctgcattggcaggcgattcttaTCTCCtgtgccactagggaaaccctgaatttttaataaataaacctATTGCAACCTAAAATAGGAAAAACCCAAATATAAGAGACTGTCTTGAATTAGGAGGATTTCATAGaactctgctgtgctgtgctgagtccctcagtcgtgtcccattctttgtgaccctatggtctgcagcccaccaggctcctgtgtccatggggattctccaggcaagaatactacagtgggttgccatttccttctccaggggatcttcctgacccaggaatcaaactggcgtctcctgcattgcaggggaattctttacccgGCTGAGCTACAATTGAGAGAAtcaattcttaggtaggttgataagaagcccggggtccccgaggaggagaaaggggtctggggctcttgaGGAGcaggaaaggacaaacatttttttctacattccttagtcttagtcatagaaaatgttttcttttttttttttctttaagcccagagttAAAGATTACACAACAACTCAGTTTAAAGTCTGTACTAAGTATTAcgtaacaatgtatcctgctggaggacatgtttctctttcttgagaaccttctgactaatcctgttaccttaaaatgtatattgtgggggtgggtctggtaagacctttacaaccttgagacattcttctGATTTACTGTAATAAGCAATTGAAAAATTATATAGCTCTCTTGCTAAGACTAGaggggcactctctgtcccctttctgatgtctgtcagaagctttctctgtctctttttacactttaataaaactctgctgcgcaaaactcttgagtgatcaagtctggtccctggtcctgaagctaaatcttctttggagatcaccaATCTGACATTGTTCACTGTGAGCTATCACCATGGAGGAGATCACAACCCAGTCCAGAAAGTACcccggacagagcagcctggaagtCCATAGTCCATGGAGGTATAAAAGTCAGTCACGACCGAataactgagcgcacacacagacacacagacacacagacacacacatataactaAACAGGAGATGAACCAGTGGCAAAGAAAGCTTCTTTCTTGGTTGTGTGATACATATCTTTCCAAGGACTGGAATTTCTCTCTGGTCCTTACTCTTTGAGCCATTAGGGTTTGAGGCATCCTCTCTAGTCACTTGTGTTACCCCCCTCCCCCGCTGTTGGTGACATTATTCCAGCTGAGATCTGTTTCCTCTTTCTAACTTCTTCCTCAGTAGCTGGGGAGCAAGTTGATGCCTGGGGTGGGTTGGGAAGTTCAAGCAGAAGTCAGACCTGTTACTATTTTAGCAGTTTCTTGTCTTTGAATGATTAGCACTGTCTTACAGAAGGATCTTGAGAAAGTGCTGTCCCTGGTTTCTAGGCACTGGAAAGAGGAAGCATAGGGGCTCATTGTGGCAGTGGCAGAGGGCAGCCCCTGGGGCAGTGAGCTGGGCAGTTCAGCAGGTAGagcctggctggggagctggaaCACAAGATTTCTGAACTCGGCTTCATTCAGGCCTGGCTGAGGGACCCTGGATACAACCCAGACTCCTTTGCCTTGTGGCATCTGTTTTGTCCTTGGGGTGTGGACTCCAGCCCCCAGGCCTGACTGCAGGGAATTAGAGAGGCTTAGCTGCTGCTCCCTTGTTCCCCGTCATCAGACAGGTCCCTTTCCCCCTCTTCAGCCTCCCCTGATAGTTTCCATCCCCACCTCTCCTCTGGGAATCAGGCTCTGGGGGACTGAGCTTCCCTCCTGGGCTGCAGGGAGGGCCGACCTGGGGCCATGCGGACTCAGGAGCTGGTAAAAGCCCCACCTGCCTTCTCTCTGAAGCCTTGATCCTGTgtcttgtctttctctctcccgCTCTTGCTCTCactccagccctgcctcctgctgGATCCATTTTTCTCCCCGTCTCCTTCTGCCAGCTTTATTTACTCTGTCTATGCACCCTGCTTTCTGCCCATATCCtctactcctttcccaagagGGAGATGTTCTCTCTGTCCCATCTCTTTGCTTCCAGAACCCAGAACTTGGTGAGTGGAGCCAATCCTCTGTGTCTTTCCAGTTCCAGCCTCAAGGAGGGACTGCCATCACCCTCAACTCCCCTGGTTTCTGTCCTTCTGTCCTGAGGGGCAATGTCAGCCGCCCAGGTGCTGATATATCCACTCCTGACCCCTGGGAGGGTCTTGTGGACCTGTCCACATGCCTTCCCTGCTGCAGCTGGGGCCTCTGTCGTTGCCGGGCTGCCCCCTTCACCCCCCCTTCCAGTCTGGCCTTGGGGACATGAGAGGTGGCAATGGCACAGCAGTGACTGAGTTTGTTTTGCTGGGCTTCTCAGGTTACGGTTCCCTCCGGGGCCCTCTGTTCTGGGGGGTGCTTTTGGTCTACTTGGTCACCCTGCTGGGCAACTCGCTGATCATCCTCCTCACCCTGGCTGACGCTGCCCTGCACtcgcccatgtacttcttcctgcgCCACTTCTCCGGGTTGGAGATGCTCTACACCACTACTGTGGTCCCCAGGATGCTGGCcgacctcctctcctcctgccccaccatCCTGCCAGCCAGCTGCTTTACCCAGCTGTATTTCTTCTCACTGTTTGGCATCGCTGAATGTGGCCTGCTCACtgccatggcctatgaccgctatgctGCCATCTGCCGGCCGCTACATTATAGCACCCTGATGAACCCGGGAGCCTGTGTGTGCCTGGTGGGTGCCTGCTATCTCATGGGCGTCATCACTGGCACCACTCACTCCATCCTCATCTTCACTTTGCCCTTCCACGGTACCAACACCATCCACCACTTCCTGTGTGACATCCTGCCTGTGCTGAGACTGGCCAGCGCTAGCACCTTCTGGGGTGAAGTGGGCAATCTTGCCATCACCATAGCCTTTATCCTGACACCCTTCTCACTGATCATAGTGTCCTATGCCTGTATTCTTGTCACCATCCTTGGGGTTGCGACATCTCAGGGACGTCGAAGAGTCTTCTCTACCTGTTCCTCCCACCTATTTGTGGTCATGCTCTTTTTTGGGACAGGAACCATTGCCTACATGAGGCTGGGGGCAGGCTCCTCCCAGGCCGAGGACCAGATCCTCGCCCTCTTCTACACGGTTGTCACTCCCATGTTCAACCCTTTCGTCTACACTCTGAGGAACAAGGAGGTCACAGGGGCAATGAGGCGGCTTGTGAAGAAATATCTCTGGAGTCCTTGACTCCCTCTCATTTTTGGAGGCCCTGATCCTTGGAGGCTTTCAAGGAAGAGTGAGAAAGAAGCCCCAGCTCTGAGTGGTGTGTCGGGGTCCCTAGCCTGCCCAGTTCGAGTGCACTGTTGCTCAGAGCTTGGCTTCTGCAGCCTGCTCTTTTGGCCCTAATCTGACTTGTTCTTAGGTACAAAACTGGAAAGACATGCATTGGGTGGAGGCtggaatccatggggttgctaagaggaGTGAAGGTGACTGTGCCCATCTCATGCCATGTTTGAGCACttctggtctttcctgaggcttAGGGCCCCTTCCTGGAGCTACAATATCTGGAGACAGTGCTTTTCTTCCTCCCAGACTCCTCACTGCAAACCTTTCTCTTTCTTGTCAGTTGCCTCTGCTTCTACATGAACGCCTTTACTCGAGGTGGGAGACCTGACTTGGGTGGAAACAGGGCAGagaatagttttaatttttttgttataaagaaagctgatcgccgaagaattgaatcttttgaactgtgatgttggagaagactcttgagagtcccttggaatgcaaggagatcaaaccagtccatcctaaaggagatcagtcctgggtgttcattggaaggactgaagttgaagctgaaactccaatactttggccacctgatgagaagagctgactcatttgaaaagaccctgatgctgggaaaaactgaaggcgagaggagaaggggacgacagaggatgagatggttggatggcatcaccgactcagtggacatgagtttgagtaaatccaggagttagtgatggacagggaggcctggcgtgctgcaatccatggggttgctaagagccagacacaactgagcgactgaactgaactgaacttattgctGAATAGATGTCATTATACTTGCGTACTTTTATATTCTTCTGATCATAAACTTCTAGAAATAAAATTGCTAAGTCATAGTATAGGCACATTTTTTGAGTTTTCAGAACTTATTGCCAAATGCCCTCTAAgagagtttttgttgttttatggtCCAGTTGAGAGCAGTCGAATTTCTAGGGCAAGGAAATGGACTAAGAGTCGGGATGGAGCTAAATAATACACATGATTCTCAAATACACCAAATCTGGTTACTTGTATTTTTAACACCTTAAACTAGTATGACACATCTGTCAGAATTAGTGAACCAATACTAGGAACTAAGGTTGACACTTCATTcagatttctttagtttttgCCTAATGTACAAAATGTAGCTCTTCCAAGATACATTTAGCTGTTTTGTCTCAGTTTCTGAGAGGTTCCTTGTCTTGGATGACAATTTCATCCAATCTGTTCTGAGCATGCAGTTCAAGAGTCACTTGTTGTTTAGTGGTGAGGTGTTCAGTATACATTTTTGCCTATAAGGAGCCTGAGAACTATTTTGTGATAATTATTTGCTCCAAAGGGCAAGACTTGGTTCTCAAATGTGGGTTTGTCTCTTGGACTTAGCACAGAGTCCACTGCCACTGCCGTGGAGCTTCTTAGAGTCTGCTGAGTAGTTCAGAAGGTCCAAAGGGCAGAACTGTGGCCTGGACCAGCTAGAGAGCCTTTTCATGCTCTGATTGTAAGATATCTGCTAAGTAGTTTGAAGCAGCACATCCATATGAACTATATGTTGTTTCCCCAGTCCGAGATCCTCAGGAGGTCTTTTTCTTACTGTAGAGAGAAAAACGTAAGGCAGCTTGTCCTTAATATTTGAGGAGATGTCTTGACATTCCCAcaatgggttccctggtggctcagatagtaaagaatcaggaagacctgggttcagtccctgggttgggaagatctcctgaaggaagaaatggcaacccaccccagtatccttgcccgaagaagccccatggacagaggagactggtgggctatgctccttgggctcacaaagagttggatacgaccaaGCGACTAACACTGACATCCCCAGACAATCTTCACTAAGTGACACGTCTCTGCATTTGATGGGACTTATCTCCTGCCCTCTGGTGTGAATGTATATCTACCATGCCTACCGTTTGCTTCTTTCCAGGTGCTGTCAGCATAGTCTCATGAATATGACGGGTCATGTGGTGTCCTATAGCTTGGTGGGATGAGCAAGACGCCTGGGAATTAAGTGATGGCACACTGCTAGAGTTGGTGTAACTCTGAGGCAAGACAAGAAAGGTGAATTTCTATCCTTGCCCAGAGAAAACATACTGAATCTGGACCGAACCAGTGCCAGGGCAGCGAAAAcacggaatcctaaccactggactgccagagagcTCCCCTCCTTGTCTGTTCCCATCTTCCTACTTTCTCTAAACTCACATTATCAGAGGGAGAATTAATCCTGTACAGAGTAAAAATATGGGCTCTAGTGTTGAAAGCTCAAGTGTGTTATTCTCTAGCTGTGTTACCTAGGGAAAGCTGTTCAACATCTCTGAgttttgtttcctcatcttgTGCAATTGGTATAACAACAGTGTCTACTTAGAGGAAGATACACTGTGAAGCTTAAACTTGGAGGGAGATTTACTGTGATGCTTACCATCCACTTGCATAGACTCCTTAAAAGGGCCAGAAAATTCTAGCAATTGTGTTCCTCTGGtcatatatttttacaaaaattacATAGTGATATATTTTAACTGCAATCTGTTgtaacttcttcttcttcttcttttttttaaaaaatatttatttatttggctgtgcccagtcttagttgcagcatggaggatctagttccctgaccagagattgaacccgggtcccctgcattggaagcacagagtcttagccattggaccaccaggaaagttctgtaacttcttcttttttttaaaaatttaattttatttaatctgttgtgacttctgtctctctcctctatGACTTCCTCAGCCCAGTTTCCCCTTGTGATGTGTACTGTTGAAATGTCGATGGATAATTTTAGATCTAAGGCAAAGTTGGGTTGGGGGTAGATTGAGTTTGGTAGGATGATAGTGTTTGGATCTATGTTGTTCACAGTTGCTTTTGAGTATAGTTAAGTTATTGGTAGTTGTCCTGATGCAGGAATGACTTCCAGGAATGTGCCTTCTATCCATAGTGCCATAGCACTCAGCATTTCAACCCAGAGTAAAGTACCAGATGTTGTGTTATGGTGAGAATGTGTCTGAATGTGCCTGGCACTGAAAATATACAGGAAATGGAGGAgaaaaaagattagaaatatATGGATAGAGGAGTTAGCATATGGCAAAAAACACTCAAGTCATAACATGTGTAATGTTCTAAGCAGGATTTGATTTTCATCCTCTAGGTGAAAAAAGTTCTCCTCTATCAGAAATGCATTTGATAATGCAGGAACATATATAGTTATAAACccaccatttattaaaaaaataggaatGGGGGATTTGATTcaattcaaatatttcattttttttaaacaggaaaactTAGCTCTTCATTATAATTGTTGTATAATATTTCAATTACATGAGTAGATTAATTTATTCCATTTCTCTAGTGGAAAGATCCTTGATCTTTTCCTACTTTCCCCCCACTTATAAACAGCAATGCAATTAATTTCCTTATTCTAGTTTCTACAAAAGATacttagctttcagttcagtcagtttagtcgcttagtgtgtccgactctttgcgaccccatgaatcgcagcacgccaggcctccctgtccatcaccaactcccggagttcactcaaactcatgtccatggagttgccatccagccatctcatcctctgtcgtccgcttcttctcctgcccccaattcctcccagcatcagggtcttttccaatgagtcaacaattcgcatgaggtggccaaagtattggagtttcagctttagcatcattccttccaatgaacacccaggactgatctcctttagaatgggctggttggatctccttgcagtccaagggactctcaagagtcttctccaacaccacagttcaaaagcatcaattctttggcgctcagccttctccacagtccagctctcacatccctacatgacca
This region of Ovis canadensis isolate MfBH-ARS-UI-01 breed Bighorn chromosome 3, ARS-UI_OviCan_v2, whole genome shotgun sequence genomic DNA includes:
- the LOC138438247 gene encoding olfactory receptor 10P22-like; translation: MRGGNGTAVTEFVLLGFSGYGSLRGPLFWGVLLVYLVTLLGNSLIILLTLADAALHSPMYFFLRHFSGLEMLYTTTVVPRMLADLLSSCPTILPASCFTQLYFFSLFGIAECGLLTAMAYDRYAAICRPLHYSTLMNPGACVCLVGACYLMGVITGTTHSILIFTLPFHGTNTIHHFLCDILPVLRLASASTFWGEVGNLAITIAFILTPFSLIIVSYACILVTILGVATSQGRRRVFSTCSSHLFVVMLFFGTGTIAYMRLGAGSSQAEDQILALFYTVVTPMFNPFVYTLRNKEVTGAMRRLVKKYLWSP